A genomic segment from Pollutimonas thiosulfatoxidans encodes:
- the rng gene encoding ribonuclease G, with translation MTEDILINVTPFETRVAVVEQGSVQELHIERSIQRGHVGNLYLGKIVRVLPGMQSAFVDIGLDRAAFIHVADLRQNRNERSTGAAITPIEKLLFEGQSLMVQVIKDPLGTKGARLSTQISIAGRMLVYLPYDPHVGISQKIESEQDRISLRDRVLSFRAQDEQGGFIVRTQAEIATNEELEADHSYLRTLWNSIQSKAKIQGAPSLLYTDLTLAQRVLRDMVTPYTGSIVVDSRGTTQELIDWARTYTPSVLERIKHYSGERPLFDTANVDEEIARALSRRVDLKSGGYLIIDQTEALTTVDVNTGGFVGGRNFDDTIFKTNLEAAIAVARQLRLRNLGGIIILDFIDMEDTEHRAAVLAELNKALSKDRTRMTVSGFSQLGLVEMTRKRTRDSLAHQLCEPCPTCQARGNVRTPRTLCYEILREILRESRQFNPKEFRILASQAIVDLFLEEESPHLAMLGDFIGKPISLEVESQYTQEQYDIVLM, from the coding sequence ATGACCGAAGACATACTAATAAACGTCACACCCTTTGAAACCCGCGTCGCCGTAGTCGAACAGGGCTCCGTGCAAGAACTCCATATCGAACGCAGCATCCAGCGTGGCCATGTCGGCAACCTGTACCTCGGGAAAATCGTGCGCGTGCTGCCCGGCATGCAAAGCGCCTTCGTCGACATAGGCCTGGACCGCGCCGCGTTTATCCACGTTGCCGACCTGCGCCAAAACCGTAACGAGCGCAGCACTGGTGCAGCCATCACGCCTATCGAGAAACTCCTTTTCGAAGGCCAATCCCTCATGGTCCAGGTCATCAAAGATCCACTCGGCACCAAAGGGGCACGTCTTTCTACCCAGATCAGCATCGCAGGCCGCATGCTCGTCTACCTTCCTTACGATCCGCACGTCGGCATCTCACAAAAGATAGAATCCGAGCAAGACCGGATCTCGCTACGCGACCGCGTCTTGAGCTTTCGAGCGCAAGATGAGCAAGGCGGGTTTATTGTCCGCACCCAGGCCGAAATCGCCACGAACGAAGAGCTCGAGGCCGACCACTCTTATTTGCGCACCCTCTGGAACAGCATACAATCGAAGGCCAAGATCCAAGGCGCCCCGTCACTGCTCTATACCGACCTCACGTTGGCTCAGCGTGTGCTCCGTGACATGGTCACGCCCTACACCGGGAGCATCGTGGTTGATTCGCGGGGCACCACTCAAGAGCTTATCGATTGGGCTCGCACCTACACGCCTTCCGTGCTTGAACGCATCAAGCATTACAGCGGCGAGCGCCCCTTGTTCGATACCGCCAATGTCGACGAAGAGATTGCCCGGGCGCTGTCGCGTCGGGTCGATCTGAAGTCGGGGGGCTACCTCATTATTGATCAGACAGAAGCCCTGACGACCGTCGACGTCAATACCGGCGGCTTCGTTGGAGGTCGAAATTTCGACGACACCATCTTCAAGACCAACCTGGAAGCTGCCATTGCGGTGGCGCGCCAGCTAAGGCTAAGGAACCTGGGCGGCATCATCATCCTGGACTTCATCGACATGGAAGATACCGAGCACCGTGCTGCGGTGTTGGCCGAACTGAACAAGGCGCTAAGCAAGGACCGCACGCGCATGACGGTCAGTGGCTTCAGTCAGCTGGGGCTGGTCGAAATGACTCGCAAACGCACCCGCGACTCTTTGGCCCACCAACTATGCGAGCCCTGCCCTACTTGCCAGGCCCGCGGCAATGTCCGTACGCCGCGCACGCTTTGCTATGAGATCCTGCGTGAAATTCTGCGCGAATCGCGGCAGTTCAATCCCAAGGAATTCCGCATCCTGGCCTCGCAAGCCATTGTGGATTTGTTCCTGGAAGAAGAAAGCCCGCACCTGGCCATGCTGGGCGACTTCATCGGCAAGCCGATATCGCTCGAGGTGGAAAGCCAGTACA